A genome region from Maridesulfovibrio salexigens DSM 2638 includes the following:
- a CDS encoding glycosyltransferase → MHKLFLINCTPPLVKAFAEMGYEVEHVHGQEGHLDLPVLLDQLQFEPDLVLQQESLGRRCFLNGLNKLNCVKIFWSVDTHMNLYWHKFYAELFDCLLTTQKKYIPELRQACEAKVEWLPWMGNISEVGTAGGRVIPHSRRDHDLSFVGRVSSHRRSRLWFVEFLKSNYKLNFQDNLNYQQMMELYRNTRIAPNEALFGEVNFRLFEAASCGCAVVTPDVGGGLNELFEIGKEIEVYNDVLELKEILDRLNKDTVVSGSYGMAAYARVLKDHRPDSRATAICNIAENTAARSLSAERAELLLCISEFLLGESGSYSVDWDDLLKRLLGLGRSEIRDVALLRIFAGLGQSDLFMGIVRPYLDKSLSSDDCYFNMSASLGALRLGMWEVAKHFWYSFNSCSRPEEMVKPETEVHLLKLWGDVSAKKGLRIRSGVAFKEDKDIPSCASDCYFAALYRDSSDKEIYRKLNSIFNGVKGGEPGRLGFLSHLSLHYPDDWRISAEVAVTNLKVFRFQEGLKELETAHDLAARAGQTRFFERKIELEIPQFNKLVNWS, encoded by the coding sequence ATGCATAAACTTTTTTTGATTAATTGCACTCCTCCACTTGTAAAAGCCTTTGCTGAAATGGGGTACGAGGTTGAGCATGTTCATGGGCAGGAGGGCCATCTTGATCTTCCAGTTCTGCTTGACCAGTTACAATTCGAGCCGGACCTGGTTCTGCAACAGGAATCATTGGGCAGGCGGTGTTTCTTGAATGGTTTGAATAAGTTGAATTGTGTCAAAATTTTTTGGTCAGTGGATACGCATATGAATCTGTACTGGCACAAATTTTATGCTGAACTTTTTGACTGTCTATTGACCACGCAGAAAAAATATATCCCCGAGCTTCGCCAAGCATGTGAGGCAAAAGTTGAATGGTTACCTTGGATGGGGAATATCTCAGAAGTTGGGACTGCTGGAGGAAGAGTAATCCCTCATAGCAGGCGGGATCATGATTTAAGTTTTGTCGGTCGAGTCTCATCGCATAGGCGGTCCCGTCTTTGGTTTGTTGAGTTTTTAAAGTCTAACTACAAACTGAATTTTCAAGACAATCTTAATTATCAGCAGATGATGGAGCTATACAGGAATACCAGAATTGCTCCCAATGAAGCTCTTTTCGGTGAAGTTAATTTTAGATTGTTTGAAGCCGCTTCATGCGGCTGCGCTGTTGTAACTCCTGACGTTGGCGGTGGGCTCAATGAATTGTTTGAGATTGGAAAAGAAATTGAAGTCTACAATGATGTCCTCGAGTTAAAGGAGATTCTTGATCGTTTAAATAAAGATACCGTTGTTAGCGGTTCGTATGGCATGGCAGCCTATGCCCGAGTTTTAAAGGATCATCGACCTGATTCGCGAGCTACGGCTATTTGTAATATTGCGGAAAATACAGCTGCTAGGAGTTTATCTGCGGAACGCGCTGAACTTCTATTATGTATAAGTGAATTTTTGCTCGGTGAGTCTGGTAGTTACAGCGTTGATTGGGATGATTTGTTAAAGAGACTTCTTGGACTGGGACGAAGTGAAATTCGCGATGTTGCATTGCTAAGGATTTTTGCCGGATTAGGACAGAGTGACCTCTTCATGGGAATTGTCCGTCCTTATTTGGATAAAAGCCTTAGTTCTGACGATTGTTATTTCAATATGAGTGCATCGCTCGGAGCCTTAAGGCTCGGAATGTGGGAAGTTGCGAAGCATTTTTGGTATTCATTCAATTCCTGCTCTCGACCTGAAGAAATGGTTAAGCCGGAAACAGAGGTGCACCTTTTGAAACTCTGGGGAGATGTCTCGGCTAAAAAAGGCTTGAGGATACGATCCGGGGTTGCGTTCAAAGAAGATAAAGACATTCCATCGTGTGCTTCCGATTGTTATTTTGCCGCTCTTTACAGGGATTCATCTGACAAAGAGATCTACAGGAAGCTTAATTCCATTTTCAATGGCGTAAAAGGTGGTGAACCCGGCAGACTTGGGTTTCTCTCACATCTTTCGCTTCATTATCCTGACGACTGGAGAATCAGTGCTGAGGTGGCTGTCACCAATTTAAAGGTCTTTAGGTTTCAGGAAGGCCTCAAAGAATTGGAAACGGCACATGATCTCGCTGCTAGGGCCGGGCAGACCCGTTTTTTTGAACGTAAAATTGAGTTGGAAATTCCTCAATTTAATAAGTTGGTTAATTGGTCTTGA
- a CDS encoding GGDEF domain-containing response regulator, with protein sequence MSQESNSPGVTRPSKVLIVEDSITFAGILKRSILAKLNVEIMLFGDYASAKEYLEHNSDEFFVALLDIVLPDAPNGEIIDLVVSYNIPSIVFTGEISEELRSTMWSKRIVDYVQKVNFDDIQHVVGLVDRLKKNISRKAVIVDESDETRALFRDFLLVNNFQIIEASNGNEALELINNEKVHLVITGDQISVMDGPATIKEIRKTHSKADLPIIGFSREGGSGLSAEFLKSGANDYIRQPFEPEEFYCRVNNTLDSAEYVKTIKRISDNDVLTDVFSRGALFKYGEKLFAQQKRSDASLVAVMIDIDNIKACNETYGQLVGDEVIRFVAEILRNRFRKGDVVSRYGGDSFCILCADMKLDYVESVFKELSANIAKETFDIGEYKIKVTASIGVNTSSSESLEEMISGAERLLQAAKMKGAGSIACT encoded by the coding sequence ATGTCCCAAGAGAGTAATTCACCCGGTGTAACCCGTCCTAGTAAAGTTTTAATTGTCGAAGACAGTATTACTTTTGCAGGTATTTTGAAAAGAAGCATACTTGCAAAATTGAACGTTGAGATAATGCTCTTCGGTGACTATGCAAGCGCGAAGGAATACCTTGAGCATAATAGTGATGAATTTTTTGTGGCTCTTCTTGATATAGTCCTACCTGATGCTCCCAATGGTGAAATCATCGATTTAGTCGTTTCATATAATATCCCATCGATTGTTTTTACTGGGGAGATTAGTGAGGAGTTACGCTCCACAATGTGGTCAAAGCGAATTGTCGATTATGTTCAGAAAGTAAATTTTGATGACATTCAGCATGTTGTCGGTCTTGTAGATAGACTCAAAAAGAATATTTCAAGAAAAGCGGTCATCGTAGATGAATCAGATGAAACTCGAGCCCTATTTCGTGATTTCCTGCTGGTTAATAATTTTCAGATTATTGAAGCTTCAAACGGAAATGAGGCTTTGGAACTTATTAACAATGAAAAAGTCCATCTCGTAATAACGGGTGATCAAATATCTGTGATGGATGGACCAGCTACCATCAAAGAGATACGCAAAACACATTCTAAGGCTGATCTGCCGATAATAGGTTTTTCCCGTGAGGGAGGATCCGGATTATCGGCTGAATTTTTAAAGAGCGGGGCAAATGATTACATCAGGCAGCCTTTTGAACCTGAAGAATTTTATTGCCGGGTAAATAACACTCTTGATAGTGCTGAGTATGTGAAGACTATTAAACGCATTTCGGACAATGATGTTTTGACAGATGTGTTTAGCCGTGGCGCGCTTTTTAAATATGGTGAAAAATTATTCGCCCAGCAGAAACGTTCTGACGCCTCGTTAGTTGCGGTAATGATTGATATCGATAATATCAAGGCTTGCAATGAAACATATGGTCAGTTGGTTGGTGACGAAGTAATCAGGTTTGTAGCTGAAATTCTTCGTAACCGCTTCAGAAAGGGTGACGTGGTCAGCCGCTATGGTGGGGATTCTTTCTGTATTTTGTGTGCAGATATGAAACTTGATTATGTCGAGTCTGTTTTCAAAGAATTGTCAGCTAATATTGCCAAAGAAACTTTCGATATTGGCGAGTATAAAATAAAGGTGACAGCTTCAATTGGTGTTAACACCAGTAGCTCTGAATCATTAGAAGAAATGATATCCGGCGCTGAGAGATTGCTGCAGGCAGCCAAAATGAAAGGTGCAGGGAGTATCGCCTGTACTTAG